From a region of the Hymenobacter jejuensis genome:
- a CDS encoding T9SS type A sorting domain-containing protein, producing MSIPSAASARPAEDKAVVVYPNPSTGIVHIAINGFEGRKMELRILNVIGSVIYRETLTELNDRYTKTLDLSKFATGLYYVKLESENASEMRKLVIR from the coding sequence TTGTCCATTCCATCCGCAGCAAGTGCCCGGCCCGCCGAAGACAAGGCAGTGGTCGTGTACCCCAACCCCAGCACTGGAATTGTGCACATTGCCATCAACGGCTTCGAAGGCCGCAAGATGGAACTGCGAATCCTGAACGTGATAGGCTCCGTGATTTACCGCGAAACCCTCACCGAACTCAACGACCGCTACACCAAAACCCTTGACCTGAGCAAGTTCGCTACGGGTTTATATTACGTAAAGCTCGAATCGGAGAATGCCAGCGAGATGCGAAAGCTCGTTATTCGCTAG
- a CDS encoding flavin-containing monooxygenase codes for MPIETFHTVVIGAGQAGLAAAYYLQQHGVSFVVLDERETVGDVWATRFDALQLFSPPWASNLPGLSWPPGSPLRYPSKAEAAQYLQQYAAHFKLPVRLRQRVTRLLVTSDSSEGFQIYTSDNQTYICKNAIICTGAYTAPHMPMFAAELAPTVVQLHSQAYRRPSQLLGIEAVAVVGSGNSALQIAADVAATGRPVFVAYDENTPTLPNNNLMWALLKITGMMNVSRHTALGRRMLSRPDPVVSSDLTRLRQFSNAQFIGRALGVANETRLHGRQATTPPLEAVVWATGYAPDYNWIEAPIFDAQGSPKHYRGLASVPGLAFLGLPWLNSRSSALMGGAGRDARYVVEQLLKRP; via the coding sequence ATGCCTATCGAAACTTTCCATACCGTGGTCATCGGCGCCGGACAGGCGGGGCTGGCCGCCGCCTATTATTTGCAGCAGCACGGCGTTTCGTTTGTCGTGCTCGACGAGCGCGAAACAGTGGGCGACGTGTGGGCAACCCGCTTCGACGCGCTGCAATTGTTTTCGCCGCCTTGGGCCAGCAACCTGCCGGGCCTGAGCTGGCCGCCGGGTAGTCCGCTGCGCTACCCCAGCAAAGCCGAAGCCGCCCAGTACTTGCAGCAGTATGCCGCACATTTTAAGCTTCCGGTTCGGCTGCGCCAACGCGTTACCCGCCTGCTAGTTACCTCAGACAGCAGTGAAGGCTTTCAAATATATACATCTGACAATCAGACATATATCTGCAAAAACGCCATCATTTGCACCGGAGCGTACACGGCCCCACACATGCCCATGTTTGCCGCGGAACTAGCGCCGACTGTGGTACAGCTCCACAGCCAAGCGTACCGCCGACCATCTCAACTGCTCGGCATAGAGGCCGTAGCCGTAGTGGGGAGCGGCAACTCGGCCTTGCAGATTGCTGCTGATGTGGCGGCAACCGGCCGGCCGGTGTTTGTGGCTTACGACGAAAACACCCCTACGCTTCCCAACAACAACCTGATGTGGGCGCTGCTCAAGATAACGGGCATGATGAACGTTTCGCGCCATACAGCCTTGGGCCGACGCATGTTGAGCCGGCCCGATCCTGTCGTAAGCAGCGACCTGACGCGGTTGCGGCAATTCTCGAACGCGCAGTTTATCGGGCGAGCACTGGGCGTTGCGAATGAAACAAGGCTGCACGGACGTCAAGCTACCACCCCGCCGCTGGAAGCTGTGGTTTGGGCTACGGGCTATGCTCCTGATTATAATTGGATTGAAGCGCCCATCTTCGACGCGCAAGGCTCTCCCAAACACTACCGCGGCCTCGCCTCCGTTCCCGGCTTGGCTTTCCTTGGTTTGCCGTGGCTCAACAGCCGCAGCTCAGCCCTGATGGGTGGCGCGGGGCGCGACGCCCGCTACGTGGTAGAGCAGTTGTTGAAAAGGCCATAA